A genomic region of Equus caballus isolate H_3958 breed thoroughbred chromosome 1, TB-T2T, whole genome shotgun sequence contains the following coding sequences:
- the CIAO2A gene encoding cytosolic iron-sulfur assembly component 2A precursor: MEQVSGLLSWTLSRVLWLSGLSERGAARQPRTMEEKALEVYDLIRTIRDPEKPNTLEELEVVTESCVEVQEINEEDYLVIIRFTPTVPHCSLATLIGLCLRVKLQRCLPFKHKLEIYISEGTHSTEEDINKQINDKERVAAAMENPNLREIVEQCVLEPD, from the exons ATGGAGCAGGTGTCCGGGCTGCTCTCCTGGACGTTGAGCAGAGTCCTGTGGCTCTCGGGCCTCTCTGAGCGGGGAGCTGCCCGGCAGCCCCGGACCATGGAAGAGAAAGCGCTAGAGGTTTATG ATTTGATTCGAACTATCCGGGACCCAGAGAAGCCCAATACTTTAGAAGAACTGGAAGTGGTGACGGAAAGCTGTGTGGAGGTTCAGGAGATAAATGAAGAAGACTATTTGGTTATTATCAGGTTCACGCCAACAGTACCTCATTGCTCTTTGGCGACTCTTATTG GGCTGTGCTTAAGAGTAAAACTTCAACGGTGTTTACCGTTTAAACATAAG ttGGAAATCTACATTTCTGAAGGAACCCACTCAACAGAGGAAGACA TCAACAAGCAAATAAATGACAAAGAGCGAGTGGCAGCTGCAATGGAGAACCCCAACTTACGGGAAATTGTGGAACAGTGTGTCCTTGAACCTGACTAA
- the CIAO2A gene encoding cytosolic iron-sulfur assembly component 2A isoform X1 — protein MEQVSGLLSWTLSRVLWLSGLSERGAARQPRTMEEKALEVYDLIRTIRDPEKPNTLEELEVVTESCVEVQEINEEDYLVIIRFTPTVPHCSLATLIVGNLHF, from the exons ATGGAGCAGGTGTCCGGGCTGCTCTCCTGGACGTTGAGCAGAGTCCTGTGGCTCTCGGGCCTCTCTGAGCGGGGAGCTGCCCGGCAGCCCCGGACCATGGAAGAGAAAGCGCTAGAGGTTTATG ATTTGATTCGAACTATCCGGGACCCAGAGAAGCCCAATACTTTAGAAGAACTGGAAGTGGTGACGGAAAGCTGTGTGGAGGTTCAGGAGATAAATGAAGAAGACTATTTGGTTATTATCAGGTTCACGCCAACAGTACCTCATTGCTCTTTGGCGACTCTTATTG ttGGAAATCTACATTTCTGA